Below is a genomic region from Pirellulales bacterium.
CGTGCTGTCGCTGTCGCCGATCCTGATGGAAAAATATCTGGCAGCCGCGGAGCAGTGCGTTGATCGGGCACTGACGATTCTGCCCGAGTCGCCGCCGCCGGTTCGGGCATTTCGCGGTTCGAGCCTGGATGTCGACGGCAAGATGGAAAAAATCTTTCGCGGCATCATCTGGATTTCAAGCGGCGAAGCTTATCTCACCTGGACCGCGCCAAAAGACGGACAATACGATCTGCGCGTTCGCGCCTTCGGCGAGCCGGGCGGCGACGAACCTGTGCGGGCGGCGCTCAAGCTCGACGGCCATGAACTGGAGCAGTCCAATGTCAAGTCGGGCCGGCCGAACGCCGCCGCGACGCTGGCCCAGACCCTGAAAATCAACGCCGGCAAGCATCGCATCGCGGTTGCAATCCTCGGCGGCCCGAGCGACGCGAAGGACGCAAAATCATCAAAAAAATCGAAGTCGAAGGACACGGATTCGTCGAAACGCCCGAGCCGGCTTGCTATTTTGTCGCTCGATATCGAAGGACCGGCAAAAACGGAACCGACGTTGTCGGAATCGTATCGCCGGATCGTCGTTTGCCGGCCGGCCGACGGAAAAGATGGAACGGAGGACGGGAAGCAGGATGCGAAGCGAGATCCGAAGGCCGCGGCGGCTGAGCGGGCCGATTGTGCGCGCCGCGTGCTCCGCCATTTCGCCAATCGAGCGTTCCGCCGGCCGGTGCGAGACGAGGAACTTGATCGGCTGATGGCGATTTGGCGCGAGGCCGACGCGAAAAATCCCGGTCCCTTCGACCGCAGCTTGACGTTGCCGCTGGAAGCGGTGTTGGCATCGCCGCAGTTTTCGTTCCGCGTCGAAACCGATCCCGACACGAATCCCGCGAGGCCACATCGGATCAGCGATTTCGAGTTGGCCTCGCGGCTGAGCTATTTCTTGTGGAGCAGCATGCCCGACGACGATCTCTTCGCGCTGGCGCATCGCGATGAGCTGCACGATCCGGCGACGATCGAAGCCCAGGTGCGGCGGATGATCGCCGATCCGCGGAGCCGGGCGCTGGTGGATAATTTCGCGGCCCAGTGGCTGCAATATCGCCGGTTGGCGAGCATGGTGCCCGACAAAACCGAGTTTCCGCAATTCGACGAATCGCTCCGGATCGACATGCGCAAGGAAACGGAGCTTTATTTTTCGCACATCATGCGGGAAGACCGCAGTGTGCTGGAGTTCCTGGATTCGAACTACACGTTCTTGAACGAGCGGTTGGCGAGTTTTTATGGAATTCCCAATGTGAATGGGAGCGATTTTCGCGAGGTTTCGGTGGCGGGAACGCATCGCGGCGGCCTGCTGACGCAATCGAGCATCTTGCTGATCACGTCGAATCCTGGGCGGACAAGTCCGGTTAAGCGGGGAAAGTGGATTCTGGAAACTTTGATCGGCGCCGCCCCGCCGCCGCCACCGGCGAATGTGCCCCCGCTCGACGACCGAAAATCGGCCCTCCACGGCAGTTTGCGGCAACGGCTCGAGCAACATCGGGCCAACCCAATCTGCGCCTCGTGCCATAAGACCATGGACCCCTTGGGCTTCGGGCTGGAAAACTTCGATGCCCTCGGCCGCTGGCGCACCAGCGACGGCCAGTTTGCCATCGACTCGAGCGGAACTCTCCCCGGCGGACATACGTTTAACGGGGTTGACGGATTAAAGAAGATTCTTTTGGCTCGCCGGGATCAGTTTTGCCGGTGCTTGGTCGAAAAGATGCTAACATACGCCTTGGGTCGCGGGCTGGAGGATTACGACGCGGCTGCGGTCGATCAAATTGCCCACGATGCCGCCGCAAACAATTATCGATTTTCCAGTTTTGTGATCGGAATCGTCCGCAGCGCGCCATTTGAATTGCGACGCGGGAAAGACCAGAAGTAAGCGGCATCGCTTGACGTTGGCTGGCATGCCCCCGGAAGCCGTGGGCATGGCGCCGTGCGAGCGAAGCAAGAAAGAAAACTTTCAAGGAGCAAAGCCATGAGCCGTACCACGCGGATTTCGAGGCGGACGGTGTTGCGCGGACTGGGCAGCGTAATCGCCCTGCCGGCATTGGAAGCCATGCTCCCTCGAAAGGCGATTGCCGCCGCGTCGTCGGCGATTGGCCCGAAGCCGCCGACGCGCATGCTGTGGGTCTACACGCCCAACGGCCAGCACATGCCCGATTGGGTGCCGCATGGCGTCGGCACGGATTTCGAGCTGCCGCGGACGCTCGAACTGTTGAAAGATTTCCGGCGCGACATCTTGGTTTTGTCGGGCTTGGCTCAAGACAACGCGTTTGCCCACGGCGACGGCGGAGGCGATCATGCCCGCGCGCTGGCCACGTTTCTCACCGGGTGCCACGTGCGCAAAACCAGCGGGTCGGATATCAAGGTGGGCGTGTCGGCCGATCAAGTGGCCGCTGCACAACTCGGCCATCTGACGCGGTTCCCGTCGCTCGAAGTCGGCTGCGAACATGGCGGCCAGGCCGGCAATTGCGACTCCGGCTATAGCTGCGCCTATTCGAGCAACATCGCTTGGCGCGGCGAGGCCACTCCGGTCGCCAAAGAGGTGAATCCGCAATCGGTGTTCGACCGCTTGTTTTCCGGCGGTGATCCGGCCGAGCGCGAGCGCCGCAAAGCGAGCCAAAAGAGCGTGCTCGATTTCGTGCGCGACGACGCGAGCCGATTGCAGAACCAACTCGGCCAGAACGACCGCCGCAAGATGGATGAGTATCTCAGCAG
It encodes:
- a CDS encoding DUF1592 domain-containing protein, whose protein sequence is MPSLPRGNLRLRFIVAMCAAGGCLAFWSIGGPSGEVAGETTAPATSISNSAGQVDPADVAVFSKHVTPFVAKYCGDCHSGDSPEAKLDLTKYADAASVVHARSIWRKVFFKLEDGEMPPQDQTQPKADEVAMVTHWIDAQLARPVPFFEQDPGRMTIRRLNRAEYNNTIRDLMAIDFHPADDFPTDDVGDGFDNIGAVLSLSPILMEKYLAAAEQCVDRALTILPESPPPVRAFRGSSLDVDGKMEKIFRGIIWISSGEAYLTWTAPKDGQYDLRVRAFGEPGGDEPVRAALKLDGHELEQSNVKSGRPNAAATLAQTLKINAGKHRIAVAILGGPSDAKDAKSSKKSKSKDTDSSKRPSRLAILSLDIEGPAKTEPTLSESYRRIVVCRPADGKDGTEDGKQDAKRDPKAAAAERADCARRVLRHFANRAFRRPVRDEELDRLMAIWREADAKNPGPFDRSLTLPLEAVLASPQFSFRVETDPDTNPARPHRISDFELASRLSYFLWSSMPDDDLFALAHRDELHDPATIEAQVRRMIADPRSRALVDNFAAQWLQYRRLASMVPDKTEFPQFDESLRIDMRKETELYFSHIMREDRSVLEFLDSNYTFLNERLASFYGIPNVNGSDFREVSVAGTHRGGLLTQSSILLITSNPGRTSPVKRGKWILETLIGAAPPPPPANVPPLDDRKSALHGSLRQRLEQHRANPICASCHKTMDPLGFGLENFDALGRWRTSDGQFAIDSSGTLPGGHTFNGVDGLKKILLARRDQFCRCLVEKMLTYALGRGLEDYDAAAVDQIAHDAAANNYRFSSFVIGIVRSAPFELRRGKDQK
- a CDS encoding DUF1552 domain-containing protein gives rise to the protein MSRTTRISRRTVLRGLGSVIALPALEAMLPRKAIAAASSAIGPKPPTRMLWVYTPNGQHMPDWVPHGVGTDFELPRTLELLKDFRRDILVLSGLAQDNAFAHGDGGGDHARALATFLTGCHVRKTSGSDIKVGVSADQVAAAQLGHLTRFPSLEVGCEHGGQAGNCDSGYSCAYSSNIAWRGEATPVAKEVNPQSVFDRLFSGGDPAERERRKASQKSVLDFVRDDASRLQNQLGQNDRRKMDEYLSSVRELEQRLARPGDDSIPKPAMNRPSGIPKDFGEHIRLMYDLLAVAFQTDSTRIASFVVANEGSNRSYPMIGVNDGHHEVSHHAGDKKKQEKIAKINRFHMEQFARFLGKLRSIKEGEETLLDHSMIVYGSCIADGNSHAHDNLPIVLAGHGSGSLSPGRHLDYPRKTPLNDLWLALLDRINVKVDHLGDSDGRLPQLSG